In the Candidatus Krumholzibacteriia bacterium genome, one interval contains:
- a CDS encoding radical SAM protein: protein MSTTLPGPPLPQPHNAIVSVTLNCNARCTMCDIWKNDMHGEVAPEVFGRLPTSLRDINISGGEPFLRSDLPEILAAIRRRNPRARLVISTNGFQPGKTAKLLPDLLAAAPGLAVRVSIDGMEATHDRIRGIPKGFAKCVQTLELCRTAGVRDLGIGFTLLDDNVHELEAVHRFAESRDLQLSITVALDSPIYFGSDKESMRPRDAHALRLAMSQVIAVQYRKWDLKENFRGWFNKTLLEYHQSGKRRFRCDGASGFFYLDSFANVFLCHILDVKIGNLREQTWEELWSSPAAVAARDFAAACDRCWLICTSKSQIMAHKWGIGAEMLRDAALARLGRV from the coding sequence GTGTCCACGACGCTCCCCGGGCCACCACTCCCGCAGCCGCACAACGCCATCGTCTCGGTGACGCTCAACTGCAACGCCCGCTGCACCATGTGCGACATTTGGAAGAACGACATGCACGGCGAGGTGGCACCGGAGGTCTTCGGCCGCCTACCGACGAGCTTGCGCGACATCAACATCAGCGGCGGCGAACCCTTTCTCCGCAGCGATCTGCCGGAGATCCTGGCGGCCATCCGGCGCCGCAACCCGCGGGCGCGGCTGGTCATCTCCACCAACGGGTTCCAACCGGGGAAGACGGCGAAGCTCCTGCCGGATCTCCTGGCCGCGGCTCCTGGCCTCGCCGTCCGCGTCTCCATCGACGGCATGGAAGCCACCCACGACCGGATCCGCGGCATCCCGAAGGGCTTCGCCAAGTGCGTGCAGACGCTCGAGCTCTGCCGCACCGCCGGGGTGCGGGACCTCGGGATCGGTTTCACCTTGCTCGACGACAACGTGCACGAGCTGGAGGCGGTGCATCGCTTCGCCGAGAGCCGGGACCTGCAGCTGTCGATCACGGTGGCACTGGACTCGCCGATCTACTTCGGGTCCGACAAGGAGAGCATGCGGCCCCGAGATGCGCATGCTTTGCGCCTGGCGATGTCTCAGGTCATCGCCGTGCAGTACCGCAAGTGGGACCTGAAGGAGAATTTCCGCGGCTGGTTCAACAAGACCCTGCTGGAGTACCACCAGAGCGGCAAGCGCCGCTTCCGCTGCGACGGTGCCTCCGGCTTCTTCTACCTGGACTCCTTCGCCAACGTCTTTCTCTGTCACATTCTGGACGTGAAGATCGGCAACCTACGTGAGCAGACCTGGGAGGAGTTGTGGTCGTCGCCGGCGGCGGTGGCGGCCCGCGACTTCGCCGCTGCCTGCGACCGCTGCTGGCTCATCTGCACGAGCAAGTCCCAGATCATGGCGCACAAGTGGGGGATCGGCGCCGAGATGCTGCGCGACGCGGCCCTGGCGCGATTGGGGCGGGTCTGA
- a CDS encoding Glu/Leu/Phe/Val dehydrogenase: MRLFLDTAQLLKLDPRVALELSEPHHEIMFTITVDINNRMVEFTPEEYAQRGKDYEDLLESSLDPKYYNILANGQVSFRPRIFASSDTTVRDGVLRLFGGRLYHIHPRRPEQLRCYRVQHNNIRGPYKGGIRYHHQVSLDLFKLLAAEMTWKTAISDIPFGGGKGGIRMDPRNYSDDEIERISLRFMYKLKPFIGPNTDIPAPDVGTNSVIMGHFFRQYSDGEAEYHRLRGVVTGKDARIWGSEGREMATGRGLFYCIEEWLRHRQSPSADRLIAPEKVSWQDVNFTMQGYGNVGSAFARIAVPRGAKLVAVNDRDGTIYDPAGIDPEALQEYVASPTNVKHSVEGFPKARSIHLDEFWGLDAFLFVPAALGGVINAEVAHKLNVKLVAEGANGPCTLDGEEVLRERGIGIIPDIIANAGGVIVSYYEWLQNNRQEHWTEAKVNERLSEAIKSNYNVILDIAANRPRRTPFWDSTRHVTGEPLDMRMAAMVLALRRLEAHYKLEGFSQ, encoded by the coding sequence ATGCGCCTCTTCCTGGACACGGCGCAGCTCCTCAAGCTCGACCCCCGTGTCGCGCTGGAGCTCTCCGAGCCCCACCACGAGATCATGTTCACCATCACCGTGGACATCAACAACCGCATGGTGGAGTTCACCCCGGAGGAGTACGCGCAGCGCGGCAAGGATTACGAGGATCTCCTCGAAAGCAGTCTCGATCCCAAGTACTACAACATCCTCGCCAACGGTCAGGTCTCCTTCCGCCCGCGCATCTTCGCCAGCAGCGACACCACCGTCCGCGACGGCGTGCTGCGCCTGTTCGGCGGCCGGCTCTACCACATCCACCCGCGGCGCCCCGAGCAGCTGCGCTGCTACCGGGTGCAGCACAACAACATCCGCGGTCCCTACAAGGGTGGCATCCGCTACCACCACCAGGTGAGCCTGGATCTCTTCAAGCTGCTCGCCGCCGAGATGACCTGGAAGACGGCCATCAGCGACATCCCCTTCGGCGGCGGCAAGGGCGGCATCCGCATGGACCCGCGGAACTACTCGGACGACGAGATCGAGCGCATCTCGCTGCGCTTCATGTACAAGCTCAAGCCTTTCATCGGCCCCAACACCGACATCCCGGCCCCCGACGTGGGCACGAACTCGGTGATCATGGGGCATTTCTTCCGCCAGTACTCCGACGGCGAGGCCGAGTACCACCGGCTGCGCGGCGTCGTGACCGGGAAGGACGCCCGCATCTGGGGCAGCGAGGGGCGCGAGATGGCCACGGGCCGCGGCCTCTTCTATTGCATCGAGGAGTGGCTGCGACACCGCCAGTCCCCCAGTGCGGACCGGCTCATCGCGCCGGAGAAGGTGTCGTGGCAGGACGTGAACTTCACCATGCAAGGCTACGGCAACGTGGGCTCCGCCTTCGCCCGCATCGCCGTGCCGCGCGGCGCCAAGCTCGTCGCGGTGAATGACCGGGACGGCACCATCTATGACCCTGCCGGCATCGATCCCGAAGCGCTGCAGGAGTACGTCGCCTCACCGACGAACGTGAAGCACAGCGTCGAGGGCTTCCCGAAGGCGCGCAGCATCCACCTCGACGAGTTCTGGGGGCTCGACGCCTTCCTCTTCGTGCCCGCGGCGCTCGGGGGCGTCATCAATGCCGAGGTGGCCCACAAGCTCAACGTCAAGCTCGTCGCCGAGGGGGCCAACGGGCCCTGCACCTTGGACGGCGAGGAGGTGCTCCGGGAGCGCGGCATTGGCATCATCCCGGACATCATCGCCAACGCCGGCGGCGTCATCGTGAGCTACTACGAGTGGCTGCAGAACAACCGCCAGGAGCATTGGACCGAGGCGAAGGTCAACGAAAGACTCTCGGAAGCGATCAAGTCCAATTACAACGTCATCCTCGACATCGCCGCCAACCGGCCGCGCCGCACGCCGTTCTGGGACTCGACCCGCCACGTCACCGGCGAGCCGCTGGACATGCGCATGGCCGCCATGGTGCTGGCGCTCCGCCGGCTCGAGGCGCACTACAAGCTCGAGGGTTTTTCGCAGTGA
- a CDS encoding glycosyltransferase family 2 protein yields MQMEWARAALSTLYTLVCVWLVVYGAYRLVLLGLYLRCRHRRRLAPAPSTWPTVTVQLPLYNERFVARRLLEAVAALDYPRDRLQIQVLDDSTDGTTRLARRLAAALRRRGFDVQFLHREERRGFKAGALAAGLVQARGELLALFDADFVPPRDFLRRSVPHLLQPGVGVVQARWGHLNAQASWLTRMQAILLDGHFVIEQTARDAAGCFLSFNGTCGVLRKEAVVAAGGWSSDTVTEDLDLSIRMQLAGWRVVYLHDLVVPGEIPPDANSFRLQQRRWTKGGVQVARKFLPQLARAPLPWARKLEVCFHLSCYAAYPLLLLLALLRAPARFFAPSVTFLGFVPGELEVLLCGTLPLLVFYAVAQRDAGDGGSTWRLLGRGVPAMALGAGLAVSNTGAVLDGLVGRDCTFERTPKRGWHAYRPRPGYRAPGTAIAVVEIAIVVYLVLWKVFGTGFGMVTDIPFLFFYGFGLLRLALPALARWLEPGTGLPARRSAC; encoded by the coding sequence ATGCAGATGGAGTGGGCGCGGGCCGCGCTGTCGACGCTTTACACCCTGGTGTGCGTCTGGCTTGTTGTCTACGGCGCCTATCGCCTCGTCCTGCTCGGACTCTACCTCCGGTGCCGTCACCGCCGCCGCCTGGCACCGGCTCCCTCGACCTGGCCCACGGTCACGGTGCAGCTGCCGCTGTACAACGAACGCTTCGTCGCCCGGCGCCTCCTCGAGGCCGTGGCGGCCCTCGACTATCCCCGCGACCGCCTGCAGATTCAGGTGCTCGACGACTCGACCGACGGCACCACGCGACTCGCCCGGCGCCTCGCCGCCGCGCTCCGCCGCCGCGGCTTCGACGTGCAGTTCCTGCATCGCGAGGAGCGCCGCGGTTTCAAGGCGGGAGCGTTGGCGGCGGGATTGGTGCAGGCGCGGGGCGAATTGCTCGCTCTCTTCGATGCCGACTTCGTGCCACCCCGGGACTTCTTGCGCCGCAGCGTGCCGCACCTGTTGCAACCCGGTGTCGGCGTGGTGCAAGCGCGCTGGGGACATCTGAACGCCCAAGCTTCCTGGCTCACGCGCATGCAGGCGATCCTGCTGGATGGTCACTTCGTCATCGAGCAGACGGCGCGCGACGCCGCCGGCTGCTTCCTGAGCTTCAACGGCACCTGTGGCGTGCTGCGAAAGGAGGCCGTGGTCGCTGCCGGCGGTTGGAGCAGCGACACCGTCACCGAGGATCTGGATCTCAGCATCCGCATGCAGCTCGCCGGCTGGCGCGTGGTGTATCTGCACGATCTCGTCGTGCCGGGAGAGATCCCACCGGACGCCAACAGCTTCCGCCTGCAGCAGCGGCGTTGGACCAAGGGCGGCGTGCAGGTGGCGCGCAAGTTCCTGCCCCAGCTCGCCCGCGCCCCTTTGCCGTGGGCCCGCAAGCTCGAGGTCTGCTTCCACCTGAGCTGCTACGCCGCCTATCCGCTTCTCCTGCTCCTCGCCCTGCTGCGCGCACCGGCGCGCTTCTTCGCTCCTTCCGTCACCTTCCTTGGCTTCGTGCCCGGCGAACTGGAGGTCCTGCTTTGCGGCACCTTGCCGCTCCTGGTTTTCTACGCCGTCGCCCAGCGCGATGCCGGCGACGGCGGCTCCACCTGGCGTCTTCTCGGCCGCGGTGTACCTGCCATGGCGCTCGGTGCCGGTCTCGCGGTGAGCAACACCGGCGCCGTGCTGGACGGTCTCGTCGGTCGTGACTGCACTTTCGAGCGCACGCCGAAGCGCGGCTGGCACGCCTACCGTCCGCGCCCCGGCTACCGCGCGCCGGGCACCGCCATCGCCGTCGTCGAGATCGCTATCGTCGTCTATCTCGTGCTCTGGAAAGTGTTCGGTACTGGTTTCGGCATGGTGACCGACATTCCCTTCCTCTTCTTCTACGGCTTCGGCCTCTTGCGCCTGGCCCTGCCGGCTCTGGCGCGCTGGCTCGAGCCGGGCACGGGCTTGCCGGCGCGCCGATCCGCCTGCTGA